Proteins encoded together in one Streptomyces umbrinus window:
- a CDS encoding YkvA family protein, with the protein MDTNTWILVLAVAAVLAVALGAAVVLLVRLVRTRRDLRRAGLPTGPRWVFWGAVAYVVLPTDLMPDPAYFDDIAVLLLALRSMRASSDPLR; encoded by the coding sequence ATGGACACCAACACATGGATTCTGGTTCTCGCCGTCGCGGCCGTGCTTGCGGTGGCCCTCGGGGCGGCGGTCGTACTGCTGGTCCGGCTGGTCCGTACGCGGCGGGACCTCCGCCGGGCCGGGCTGCCGACCGGTCCCCGCTGGGTCTTCTGGGGAGCGGTCGCCTATGTCGTGCTGCCGACCGATCTCATGCCCGACCCCGCCTATTTCGACGACATCGCCGTACTGCTCCTGGCACTGCGGTCGATGCGCGCTTCGTCCGACCCCCTGCGCTGA
- a CDS encoding MBL fold metallo-hydrolase — MQADIHQVADGIHLVHGSNTNWVILAEGDAVTLVDTGYPGDRESVLASLSAVGSTPEAVAAVLVTHAHNDHIGSAEYLSRTYGTPVYAHEAEVPHARRDFLHQVTIGKVLKNAWRPGVVTWALHALRSGGTAHVPVTEPRPFPGEGALDLPGRPVPVHTPGHTAGHCAFHLPDAGVVISGDGLVSGHPTSRASGPQLLPTMFHRDLPGALSSLDAFEALSGDVLLPGHGPVHRGSVSEAAQRARERAA; from the coding sequence ATGCAGGCAGACATCCATCAAGTCGCCGACGGTATCCATCTGGTACACGGCAGCAACACCAACTGGGTGATTCTCGCGGAAGGGGACGCCGTCACCCTCGTGGACACGGGCTACCCCGGAGACCGCGAGAGCGTCCTCGCCTCCCTGTCGGCCGTGGGCAGTACGCCCGAAGCGGTCGCGGCCGTACTCGTCACGCACGCCCACAACGACCACATCGGCTCGGCGGAGTACCTCAGCCGTACGTACGGCACGCCGGTCTACGCCCACGAGGCCGAAGTCCCGCACGCGCGCCGGGACTTCCTCCATCAGGTGACCATCGGCAAGGTGCTGAAGAACGCCTGGCGGCCCGGTGTGGTGACGTGGGCCCTGCACGCGCTGCGCTCCGGCGGCACCGCCCACGTCCCGGTCACCGAACCGCGGCCGTTCCCCGGTGAGGGCGCTCTCGACCTGCCCGGCCGCCCCGTTCCCGTGCACACCCCCGGCCACACGGCGGGCCACTGCGCCTTCCATCTGCCGGACGCGGGCGTCGTCATATCGGGCGACGGGCTGGTCAGCGGACACCCCACCTCACGCGCGAGCGGCCCGCAGTTGCTGCCCACGATGTTCCACCGGGACCTCCCCGGTGCGCTGTCCTCGCTGGACGCCTTCGAGGCGCTCTCGGGTGACGTCCTGCTGCCCGGTCACGGTCCCGTGCACCGCGGTTCCGTAAGCGAGGCGGCCCAGCGGGCCCGGGAACGGGCGGCCTGA
- a CDS encoding FAD-dependent monooxygenase: MKIACVGGGPAGLYFSILMKLQDPDHDITVHERNPAGSTYGWGVTYWGSLLDKLHEGDPESARAVKENSVRWSDGVAHVGDRTTTHHGDEGFGIGRRQLLDLLAERARSLGVRVEYENEIADGDRLPDADLVVACDGVHSGVRERHSDHFGPEVGLGRNKYIWLGTTKVFDAFTFAFVDTPHGWIWCYAYGFSADHSTCVVECSPETWTGLGLDRADETEGLVRLQELFVKLLDGHRLIGRANTGGSAQWLNFRTLTNRAWSHGNVVLLGDAAHTTHYSIGAGTTLALEDAIALAHSLRAEPELAPALVAYEKKRKAELLSVQSAARHSAQWYESLPRYIGLPPAQMFALLGQRHSPLLPYIPPQLYYRIDRAAGQLEALRRLKRWLGPKVARTLHAKRG, translated from the coding sequence GTGAAGATCGCCTGCGTCGGCGGTGGGCCCGCCGGTCTGTACTTCTCGATCCTGATGAAGCTTCAGGACCCGGACCACGACATCACGGTCCATGAACGGAACCCGGCCGGTTCGACCTACGGATGGGGGGTGACGTACTGGGGGAGCCTGCTCGACAAACTGCACGAGGGTGATCCGGAGTCGGCGCGCGCCGTCAAGGAGAACTCGGTCCGCTGGAGCGACGGGGTCGCGCACGTCGGCGACCGCACGACGACGCACCACGGCGACGAGGGCTTCGGCATCGGCCGCCGGCAGCTGCTGGACCTCCTCGCCGAGCGCGCCCGGTCCCTGGGTGTACGCGTCGAGTACGAGAACGAGATCGCCGACGGGGACCGGCTGCCCGACGCCGACCTGGTCGTCGCCTGCGACGGCGTTCACAGCGGGGTGCGCGAGCGGCACTCGGACCACTTCGGCCCGGAGGTCGGGCTCGGCCGGAACAAGTACATCTGGCTGGGCACCACGAAGGTCTTCGACGCGTTCACCTTCGCTTTCGTGGACACACCGCACGGCTGGATCTGGTGCTACGCCTACGGGTTCAGCGCGGACCACAGCACCTGTGTCGTCGAGTGCTCCCCGGAGACCTGGACGGGCCTCGGCCTCGACCGGGCCGACGAGACGGAGGGCCTCGTCCGCCTCCAAGAGCTCTTCGTCAAGCTGCTGGACGGCCACCGGCTGATCGGCCGGGCGAACACCGGCGGCAGCGCGCAGTGGCTGAACTTCCGCACCCTCACCAACCGCGCCTGGTCCCACGGCAACGTGGTCCTGCTGGGCGACGCAGCCCACACCACGCACTACTCCATCGGCGCGGGCACCACCCTCGCCCTGGAGGACGCCATCGCACTCGCGCACTCGCTGCGCGCGGAGCCCGAACTGGCCCCCGCACTCGTCGCGTACGAGAAGAAGCGCAAGGCGGAGCTGCTGTCCGTGCAGAGCGCGGCCCGGCACAGCGCCCAGTGGTACGAGAGCCTGCCGCGCTACATCGGTCTGCCTCCGGCGCAGATGTTCGCGCTCCTGGGCCAGCGGCACTCCCCGCTGCTGCCGTACATCCCGCCGCAGCTCTACTACCGGATCGACCGGGCGGCAGGGCAGCTCGAGGCGCTGCGCAGACTCAAGCGCTGGCTGGGTCCGAAGGTCGCGCGGACCCTGCACGCCAAGCGGGGCTGA